One Gossypium raimondii isolate GPD5lz chromosome 3, ASM2569854v1, whole genome shotgun sequence genomic window carries:
- the LOC105796314 gene encoding 2-alkenal reductase (NADP(+)-dependent) produces MATGGMDEASNMKVVLKHYVSGSPQETDMHLTAGTIKLKVPKDSNSIILKNLYLSCDPYMIFKMMKLERQLTDPYVLGSPITGYGVAKVLDSAHPGFAKDDLVWGITGWEEYSLISDPKNFFKIQHTDVPLSYYAGILGMPGITAYIGFYELCAPKKGDYVFVSAACGAVGQLVGQFAKLHGCHVVGSAGSPEKVGILKNKFGFDEAFNYKDEPDFDATLKRHCPEGIDIYFDNVGGKMLDAVLLNLRPHARIAVCGMISQYNREQPDGVQNLSSMVSKEARMQGYLATNYYHLYPKYLEMILPLIKESKVVYVEDVADGLENAPKALVGIFSGRNIGKQVVAVNCL; encoded by the exons ATGGCGACGGGTGGCATGGATGAAGCAAGCAACATGAAGGTGGTACTGAAACACTACGTATCTGGTTCACCACAAGAAACCGATATGCATTTGACAGCCGGAACCATCAAACTCAAAGTACCAAAGGATTCTAATTCCATTATCCTCAAGAATCTTTATCTCTCATGCGATCCCTACATGATCTTCAAAATGATGAAGCTCGAAAGACAATTAACAGATCCTTACGTCCTCGGTTCG CCTATAACTGGATATGGAGTGGCTAAAGTTTTGGATTCAGCACATCCTGGCTTTGCAAAGGATGATTTGGTGTGGGGAATAACTGGTTGGGAAGAGTATAGTCTAATTTCAGACcctaaaaatttctttaaaatccaACATACCGATGTACCTCTTTCCTATTATGCTGGAATTCTTG GTATGCCTGGGATAACAGCATATATTGGTTTCTATGAGCTTTGTGCTCCAAAGAAAGGAGACTATGTGTTTGTTTCAGCAGCATGTGGTGCAGTTGGTCAGCTAGTGGGGCAATTTGCCAAGCTCCATGGTTGCCATGTTGTTGGAAGTGCTGGTAGCCCAGAGAAG GTTGGTATCTTGAAGAACAAATTTGGTTTTGATGAGGCTTTCAACTATAAAGACGAGCCCGACTTCGATGCAACATTGAAAAG GCATTGTCCCGAAGGCATTGACATTTACTTCGACAATGTCGGCGGCAAGATGCTAGACGCGGTGCTACTCAACCTGAGACCCCATGCCCGCATTGCGGTGTGTGGCATGATCTCGCAATACAACAGAGAACAACCCGACGGAGTCCAGAATTTGTCGTCGATGGTATCGAAAGAAGCTCGAATGCAAGGCTATCTAGCGACAAACTACTACCATCTTTACCCCAAATACCTGGAAATGATATTGCCATTGATCAAAGAATCCAAAGTAGTGTATGTTGAAGATGTTGCTGATGGCTTGGAAAATGCTCCCAAAGCGCTCGTTGGGATCTTTAGTGGCCGTAATATTGGTAAACAAGTGGTGGCTGTTAATTGCTTGTAA